A single window of Sphingobacterium sp. ML3W DNA harbors:
- a CDS encoding NAD(P)H-hydrate dehydratase codes for MHKLKRKGIRSQLKERDIFSNKGDYGHALIIAGRKGSMGAAVISAKAAIRSGVGLLTVSVPADERLIMQTTVPEAMLDMREEKQHQIEKFSAIGIGPGLGTDSASEELLIKALTQFNKPLVLDADGLNIISNAKKLLLQIPAGTIITPHPKEFDRLFGTHQNREDRINTAIKKAKEYHIIIVLKGHETAVISDEQIVYNTTGNAGLAKGGSGDALTGLITSFLAQGYVPFSAASIGVFIHGLAADLTLKTQTMETMIITDVIENFANAFKRVRQ; via the coding sequence ATGCATAAACTTAAAAGAAAAGGTATCAGATCTCAATTGAAAGAAAGAGATATATTTTCCAATAAAGGAGATTATGGTCATGCACTTATCATTGCGGGTCGAAAAGGCAGTATGGGAGCTGCTGTGATATCAGCCAAGGCAGCGATAAGGTCGGGTGTTGGATTGTTGACGGTAAGCGTACCCGCTGATGAAAGACTTATTATGCAAACTACTGTCCCCGAAGCAATGCTCGATATGAGAGAAGAAAAGCAGCATCAGATAGAAAAGTTCTCGGCAATAGGGATAGGCCCGGGTCTGGGTACCGATAGCGCTTCGGAAGAATTGTTGATTAAGGCCCTGACGCAATTTAACAAGCCTTTAGTGTTGGATGCAGATGGATTGAACATCATTTCTAATGCAAAAAAACTGTTGCTGCAGATACCAGCAGGGACCATCATCACACCTCACCCCAAAGAGTTCGATCGGCTGTTTGGCACCCATCAAAATAGAGAAGATCGGATCAATACCGCAATCAAAAAAGCAAAAGAATACCATATCATTATTGTATTAAAAGGGCATGAAACGGCGGTAATATCGGATGAGCAAATCGTGTACAATACCACCGGTAATGCTGGTCTTGCAAAAGGCGGGTCTGGAGATGCGTTGACCGGGTTGATCACCTCCTTTTTAGCTCAGGGATATGTACCTTTTAGCGCCGCGAGTATAGGTGTGTTTATTCATGGTTTGGCAGCTGACCTTACCTTAAAAACGCAAACTATGGAAACCATGATCATAACTGATGTTATTGAGAATTTTGCTAACGCTTTTAAAAGAGTCCGTCAATAA
- a CDS encoding helix-turn-helix domain-containing protein — protein sequence MEDIIKLDSVDTYNKMRGVETLHPLVTVIDLSQAVPMPAQTFNFGLYAIYLKEIKCGELKYGRHNYDFQEGTLVFIAPGQVLGVQPNVTTFQPYGWALLFHPDLIKGTSLGDKIQAYNFFSYDVNEALHLSEKERQIALDCFSKIQYEMEHSIDQHSKTLISSNIELFLNYCNRFYDRQFVTRDHSNKGVLEKFEDLLMAYFSENKASTKGLPTVAYFAWELNLSANYFGDLIKSETGITAQEYIQTKVIDLAKQRIFDHDKSISQIAYELGFSYPQHFTRLFKQKVGMSPTEYRTVN from the coding sequence ATGGAAGATATAATAAAATTAGATAGTGTAGACACCTACAACAAAATGCGTGGTGTAGAGACTTTGCACCCTTTAGTTACCGTCATCGACCTATCGCAAGCCGTACCGATGCCAGCACAGACGTTCAACTTTGGCCTATATGCTATATATTTAAAAGAAATAAAATGTGGAGAATTGAAGTACGGTCGTCATAACTATGACTTTCAGGAAGGTACCCTCGTTTTTATCGCACCTGGACAAGTACTAGGTGTTCAGCCCAATGTTACGACATTTCAACCTTATGGATGGGCCCTGCTGTTCCATCCCGATTTAATAAAAGGGACTTCTTTAGGAGATAAAATTCAAGCGTATAACTTCTTTTCTTACGATGTCAACGAAGCATTGCACTTATCCGAAAAAGAACGACAGATTGCACTGGATTGCTTTTCCAAAATTCAATATGAAATGGAACACAGCATAGACCAACATAGTAAAACATTAATCTCATCTAATATTGAACTGTTCTTGAACTACTGTAACCGTTTTTATGATAGACAATTCGTAACCAGAGATCACTCGAATAAAGGAGTACTGGAAAAATTTGAAGATTTATTAATGGCTTATTTTTCAGAGAACAAGGCATCAACCAAAGGTTTACCTACCGTTGCCTATTTCGCTTGGGAACTAAACCTTTCCGCAAATTACTTTGGAGATCTGATTAAAAGCGAAACGGGTATTACAGCGCAAGAATATATCCAAACGAAGGTAATCGACCTAGCCAAGCAACGTATATTCGACCATGATAAATCCATCAGCCAGATCGCCTATGAGTTGGGCTTCAGCTACCCCCAACATTTCACCAGACTGTTCAAGCAAAAAGTAGGGATGTCGCCTACTGAATATAGAACAGTAAATTAA
- a CDS encoding aldo/keto reductase, whose translation MENNNRRDFLKKGALFGTTLWASSALGVVGCSSAADKEQNNSENNKAVLKSKIRTLGAGEHRIEVSAMGLGCMGMSYHRSFVPDRKLMIDLLRKSPELGLNFYDTAEAYGPFFNEELVGEAVAPFRKEIIIATKFGFKNGKPADGLDSHPDRIRAVVEHSLKSLRTDYIDLLYQHRVDPNIPIEDVAGTVKDLIAEGKVKHFGMSEASVEVIRKAHVVQPLTALQSEYSLFTRQPEKDVIPLCEELGIGFVPYSPLSRGMITGYLNERSKYDARNDNRPSLPRYQPENVIANWKLIDTLKEFGDYRGLTVAQVALAWLLAQKPFIVPIPGTTKLAHLQENLWAADFEFSTEELQGLTSKLNQITIVGDRLTGISAEQVRK comes from the coding sequence ATGGAAAATAATAATCGTAGAGATTTCTTGAAAAAAGGAGCATTATTTGGTACCACATTATGGGCGAGCTCTGCATTAGGAGTTGTTGGATGTAGTAGCGCAGCTGATAAGGAACAGAACAATAGTGAAAATAATAAAGCTGTTCTAAAATCAAAAATTAGGACGTTAGGAGCAGGAGAACATCGTATAGAGGTGTCGGCTATGGGTTTAGGATGTATGGGGATGAGTTACCACAGGAGTTTTGTTCCTGATCGAAAGCTAATGATCGATTTATTACGCAAATCTCCAGAATTGGGACTGAATTTTTATGATACTGCAGAAGCTTATGGTCCATTTTTCAATGAAGAACTTGTGGGAGAGGCCGTGGCTCCGTTCCGTAAGGAAATCATTATTGCAACCAAATTTGGTTTTAAAAATGGTAAGCCTGCAGATGGTTTAGATAGTCATCCCGATCGTATACGAGCTGTAGTTGAGCACTCATTAAAAAGCCTGAGAACAGATTATATTGATCTGTTGTACCAACATCGGGTGGATCCTAATATCCCGATTGAAGATGTCGCAGGAACAGTTAAAGATCTGATTGCTGAAGGTAAGGTTAAGCATTTCGGAATGAGTGAAGCTAGTGTGGAAGTAATCAGAAAGGCGCACGTCGTTCAACCTTTGACTGCTTTACAGAGTGAGTACTCTCTATTTACACGCCAGCCCGAAAAGGATGTAATTCCATTATGCGAGGAATTGGGTATCGGTTTTGTGCCTTACAGTCCATTGAGCCGTGGGATGATAACCGGCTATCTGAATGAACGTTCTAAATATGATGCTCGTAATGATAATAGGCCATCTTTACCTAGATATCAACCTGAAAATGTGATCGCTAATTGGAAATTGATCGACACGTTGAAAGAATTTGGAGATTATAGGGGATTAACGGTGGCACAAGTTGCTTTAGCTTGGCTATTGGCTCAAAAACCTTTTATCGTTCCCATTCCAGGTACAACTAAATTGGCTCATTTACAAGAAAATCTTTGGGCTGCTGATTTTGAATTTTCGACAGAAGAGCTACAGGGGCTCACGTCAAAATTGAATCAGATAACGATTGTAGGCGATCGCTTGACTGGTATTTCTGCAGAGCAGGTGAGAAAATAA
- a CDS encoding SulP family inorganic anion transporter, translating to MNAVLRYLNPHGKINYSVELLAGLTVAMTMIPESLSFAILAGLSPLTGLYAAFMMGLVTAFLGGRPGMISGGAGATVVTLIALISMHGVEYLFATVVLAGVLQFLVGAFKFGKFVRLIPQPVMYGFLNGLAVIIFMSQVEQFKVVDADGVTHWLSGSTGYIMLALTLFSALLVYIFPKISKAIPASLVAILATFLVVYFFKIDTKTVGDIASVKGNLPAFHIPMIPFNWETLTIIFPFALVMASVGMIESLLTLSMVDELTATKGNANREAMAQGTANVVNGFFGGMGGCAMVAQTLVNINAGSRSRLSGIIGALTILAIILVAAPFIELIPMAALVGVMMVVAIGTFQWVSFRIITKMPKSDILVGMLVALITIVLHNLALAVLVGVVISALVFAWDNAKRIRARKTTVEEGNKVYEIYGPLFFGSVAGFLEKFEVSEDPELVIVDFKESKITDMSAIDAVNKLAEKYRMQSKTLRLRHLSQDCKAILKKANSSVAIEISENDPTYKVMPK from the coding sequence ATGAACGCAGTACTTCGATATTTGAATCCACATGGTAAAATAAATTATAGCGTAGAGCTATTAGCCGGATTGACCGTTGCTATGACCATGATTCCTGAATCATTGTCATTTGCAATATTGGCAGGTCTGTCTCCATTGACAGGTCTTTATGCCGCGTTTATGATGGGTTTGGTCACCGCTTTTTTAGGAGGACGGCCCGGCATGATATCTGGTGGTGCGGGTGCAACTGTCGTTACACTCATCGCGCTGATCAGTATGCACGGTGTCGAATATCTGTTTGCAACAGTGGTACTCGCCGGTGTTCTGCAGTTTTTGGTGGGTGCTTTTAAATTCGGAAAGTTTGTTCGATTGATTCCTCAGCCAGTGATGTATGGCTTCTTGAATGGTTTAGCTGTTATCATCTTTATGTCTCAGGTAGAGCAGTTTAAAGTAGTCGATGCTGATGGTGTCACGCATTGGCTTTCGGGTTCTACTGGATACATTATGCTTGCCTTGACGTTATTCTCTGCGCTTCTGGTTTATATATTTCCAAAGATATCGAAAGCTATCCCAGCTTCCCTGGTTGCCATCCTTGCTACTTTTCTGGTCGTATACTTCTTTAAAATAGATACCAAGACGGTTGGTGATATTGCTTCTGTTAAAGGTAATCTACCTGCGTTCCACATACCGATGATACCCTTCAATTGGGAGACGTTGACGATTATCTTTCCTTTTGCGTTGGTCATGGCTTCTGTTGGTATGATTGAATCCTTGTTGACGTTATCGATGGTCGATGAGCTTACTGCAACCAAAGGTAATGCTAATCGAGAAGCTATGGCACAGGGTACAGCAAATGTTGTTAATGGCTTCTTTGGTGGCATGGGCGGTTGTGCCATGGTTGCGCAAACTTTGGTCAACATCAACGCGGGCTCACGCTCGCGTCTATCGGGTATCATTGGGGCATTGACCATTTTAGCGATTATTTTGGTGGCAGCACCTTTTATCGAGCTGATACCTATGGCAGCCTTGGTAGGGGTGATGATGGTCGTGGCTATCGGCACTTTTCAATGGGTTTCTTTTCGGATCATCACGAAAATGCCTAAATCGGATATCCTTGTTGGTATGTTGGTTGCACTGATCACAATTGTGCTGCACAACCTGGCTTTAGCTGTGCTAGTTGGTGTCGTTATTTCTGCCCTGGTCTTTGCCTGGGATAATGCAAAACGTATCCGTGCACGAAAAACGACCGTTGAGGAGGGAAATAAAGTATACGAAATATATGGGCCGTTGTTCTTTGGTTCTGTGGCTGGTTTTTTGGAGAAATTTGAAGTTAGCGAGGATCCAGAGCTCGTGATTGTCGATTTTAAAGAAAGTAAGATAACGGATATGAGTGCTATCGATGCGGTCAATAAGTTAGCTGAAAAGTATAGAATGCAATCCAAGACGCTAAGATTGCGTCATTTGAGCCAAGATTGTAAGGCAATCTTGAAGAAAGCAAATAGTTCGGTAGCGATAGAGATTTCGGAAAATGATCCAACTTATAAAGTAATGCCCAAATAA
- a CDS encoding DinB family protein, producing MNTVAIISKEELLKHWLGHRNLTRKTIEKFTEEDLFTFSIPGMRTFGELANELISIAVPGLTGIVNRQVTGYSEANKYETKAAILEVWDQHTEELKQLWAQLKEEDFHQTFNLFGEYEFPIIENVLYFIDNEVHHRAQGFVYLRALGIVPPFFWDR from the coding sequence ATGAATACAGTAGCAATTATTTCGAAAGAAGAATTATTGAAACATTGGTTGGGACATCGAAACCTAACAAGAAAGACAATTGAAAAATTTACTGAAGAGGACCTTTTTACTTTTTCGATACCGGGAATGCGGACATTTGGTGAATTGGCCAATGAGTTGATATCAATCGCTGTACCTGGGTTGACAGGTATTGTCAATAGACAGGTAACCGGTTACTCCGAAGCGAATAAATACGAAACCAAAGCTGCTATATTGGAAGTATGGGATCAGCATACAGAAGAGCTCAAACAACTTTGGGCGCAACTCAAAGAGGAGGATTTTCATCAGACTTTTAACCTGTTTGGTGAATATGAGTTCCCGATTATAGAGAATGTTCTCTATTTTATCGATAATGAAGTACATCATCGTGCACAGGGATTTGTGTATCTGCGCGCTTTAGGTATCGTACCTCCATTTTTCTGGGACCGTTAA
- a CDS encoding helix-turn-helix transcriptional regulator has product MEELNRFDRILAILIQLQSKKTVKAQELANRFEVSLRTIYRDIRSLTAAGIPIIGEAGLGYELVEGYKIPPMMFTKPEISSFVAAEKLAIKFIDKEMKDHFSSAIYKLKAIIRSSDKDWMETIDKNVVMRSISHNQLSKALPNTLTTLFQCIAQKNVLEISYQAAYQQEATIREIEPIGVFHESNHWYIYAFCLVRNDYRQFRTDRISNIKILDQLQFKKHPDLEQYLAERELEATFTRVVIHVDPLFAHYLHWERKYFGFKEESLKDGQVEMIFDIKNADMGFARWFMMFGDHADIISPDSLKEKVKSILQLQLLRLK; this is encoded by the coding sequence GTGGAAGAACTCAACAGATTTGATCGCATACTCGCTATTTTAATACAACTACAGTCGAAGAAGACAGTCAAAGCACAAGAATTAGCGAACCGTTTTGAGGTCAGCCTTAGGACTATTTACCGCGATATTAGAAGCCTAACTGCGGCAGGGATACCCATTATCGGCGAAGCTGGTCTAGGTTACGAACTGGTAGAAGGGTACAAAATACCCCCCATGATGTTTACAAAACCAGAAATATCGAGTTTTGTTGCAGCTGAGAAACTCGCGATTAAATTTATCGACAAAGAAATGAAAGATCATTTTTCTTCGGCGATCTATAAGCTAAAGGCAATTATACGAAGCTCGGATAAAGATTGGATGGAAACCATAGACAAAAATGTGGTTATGAGGTCCATATCACACAATCAATTGAGCAAAGCACTTCCTAATACACTAACTACGCTTTTCCAGTGCATTGCACAAAAAAATGTATTGGAGATCAGTTATCAGGCCGCTTATCAACAAGAGGCTACCATTAGGGAAATAGAACCCATAGGTGTCTTTCATGAAAGTAATCATTGGTATATCTATGCCTTTTGTCTAGTACGGAACGATTACAGACAATTTCGAACGGATCGTATCTCCAATATCAAGATATTGGATCAGCTGCAATTCAAGAAACATCCCGATCTAGAACAATACCTAGCAGAACGAGAATTAGAAGCTACATTTACACGTGTGGTCATTCATGTCGACCCATTATTTGCGCATTACCTGCATTGGGAACGCAAATATTTTGGTTTTAAAGAAGAAAGCCTAAAAGATGGTCAAGTGGAGATGATTTTTGATATCAAAAACGCTGACATGGGCTTTGCGCGCTGGTTTATGATGTTTGGCGACCATGCAGATATAATCAGCCCCGATTCCTTAAAAGAAAAGGTAAAATCAATCCTGCAATTACAACTTCTGCGTTTAAAATAA
- a CDS encoding ATP-grasp domain-containing protein, which translates to MKIAFIINQTHKEKASFTTTLLALKALQRGHSIYYIGLADFVYLDQDQVGAHARAVHHIDDISDTEQLIDTLRSTTKERVFLHELDILWLRYDPVLDMINRPWAAAMGLQFAQLAQNLGVRVLNNPRALIDAENKLYLENFPEEIRPRTIVTRSYDDVKEFFEKENNKIILKPLKGSGGKNVFLVNELESKNLKQIVEVICRDGYLIAQEYLPDAQYGDIRFFLLNGKPLVINGKYASVHRVQPAGELRSNIHQGAKAQKAIISPELLAMVEKVAEKLAKDGMYFVGLDIIADKIMEINVFSPGALLLASALNGEDYAAAIIADLEQSTLKK; encoded by the coding sequence ATGAAAATCGCATTTATCATCAATCAGACACACAAAGAAAAGGCAAGTTTCACCACCACATTATTAGCACTAAAAGCGCTCCAGCGAGGCCACTCTATTTATTATATCGGACTGGCAGATTTTGTTTATCTCGATCAAGATCAGGTTGGTGCCCATGCTCGAGCCGTACACCATATCGATGATATTTCAGACACCGAACAACTGATTGACACGCTCCGATCCACAACTAAGGAAAGAGTCTTTCTACATGAATTGGATATCCTATGGCTCCGATATGACCCGGTTCTTGATATGATCAATAGACCATGGGCTGCCGCTATGGGGCTGCAATTTGCACAACTAGCACAAAATCTTGGTGTCAGAGTGCTGAACAACCCGCGCGCCCTTATTGATGCCGAAAACAAACTCTATCTTGAAAATTTCCCTGAGGAGATACGTCCGAGAACCATCGTCACCCGTAGTTATGACGATGTAAAAGAGTTTTTTGAAAAGGAAAATAATAAGATCATATTAAAGCCCTTAAAAGGCTCGGGCGGAAAGAATGTATTTCTTGTAAATGAGCTAGAAAGTAAAAACCTCAAGCAAATTGTCGAAGTCATCTGCCGCGATGGTTATTTGATCGCACAGGAATACCTACCCGATGCGCAATATGGTGATATCCGCTTTTTCCTACTCAACGGAAAACCTCTCGTCATCAATGGAAAATACGCCAGTGTACATCGGGTGCAACCTGCTGGCGAGCTAAGGAGCAACATCCATCAGGGAGCCAAGGCACAAAAAGCAATCATCAGCCCGGAACTATTAGCTATGGTCGAAAAAGTTGCAGAGAAACTAGCGAAAGATGGTATGTATTTCGTAGGCCTCGATATTATTGCAGATAAAATCATGGAGATTAACGTCTTCAGCCCCGGCGCTTTACTACTAGCCTCTGCACTAAATGGTGAAGATTATGCTGCCGCAATCATCGCGGATCTTGAACAATCAACTTTGAAAAAATAA
- a CDS encoding flavohemoglobin expression-modulating QEGLA motif protein produces MDQSKAIAKAVTSITQKEPVHIQFSKDSKLVLKRIIPLLLVYRIPPEGKDQMLSTLAKSETCSVVGKESDLDFNAVAAPIIRQLIDEFGACQLIEIWQNKDMDNDVTLHISQKSALPIAQKFIKDFKTNDQNLALSIAIQKDAKSPTPPGTVPFINPLAEEYKQLIYTGIAIKPHYIDALTGNAYPLILRNYRDVFTKSLRKNFLEFVRLYTSLKVSQFRMLKTTELQPLVMEIDQNLAVESQKFDFLLLVSPLNTREAWLQFKKDKFLKSPKFRYRPMPIDPELVKRHLYDLRIEDIDDPTIAYLFRDKRKELDAMMTMLIDRGNEGFLHGSLQVFGNVSDNLLETAKAILLVYERNGKKKAPPKKMINATAFAKLAKEELAYLRQQLPTLETGVRIREDITGIMVNRGVLNISKYYEVEESRARALIQHEVGTHIVTYFNGKSQPFKLFSLGVPGYEQLQEGLAVFSEYMVNELSGDRLRIIAARVVAVHHLLAGHNFSDTFFLLVDHYHFTEETAFSICTRVYRGGGLTKDALYLKGLMSIITYIREGRSLSPLLIGKIREDYIPIVEELTQRGLLSNPILKPRYLSEPYLQNIDKIKAGDNIFNLSNF; encoded by the coding sequence ATGGATCAAAGTAAAGCAATCGCAAAAGCAGTTACATCCATCACACAAAAAGAACCCGTTCACATACAGTTTTCAAAAGATAGTAAACTTGTTCTAAAGCGCATTATTCCCTTACTTTTAGTCTACCGCATACCTCCCGAAGGGAAAGATCAGATGCTATCCACTTTGGCAAAGTCGGAAACTTGTTCAGTGGTGGGAAAAGAGTCCGACTTAGACTTTAACGCTGTTGCAGCGCCCATTATCCGGCAACTGATTGATGAATTCGGTGCCTGTCAACTGATCGAAATCTGGCAGAACAAAGACATGGACAACGATGTAACACTACACATATCTCAAAAATCGGCCTTACCAATCGCCCAAAAGTTTATCAAGGATTTTAAGACCAATGACCAGAATCTGGCGTTATCGATTGCAATTCAAAAAGATGCCAAATCGCCTACACCTCCTGGGACAGTCCCATTCATCAACCCTTTGGCCGAGGAATACAAACAGCTTATTTATACGGGAATTGCGATAAAGCCACATTATATCGATGCGCTTACAGGAAATGCATACCCTCTTATTCTGAGAAATTATCGCGACGTTTTTACAAAAAGCCTGCGCAAGAATTTCTTGGAATTTGTGCGACTCTATACTTCGTTGAAGGTCTCTCAGTTCAGAATGTTAAAGACCACAGAACTACAGCCTCTGGTCATGGAAATAGATCAAAATCTAGCGGTCGAAAGTCAAAAATTTGATTTTCTATTATTAGTAAGTCCCCTAAATACACGTGAAGCTTGGTTACAGTTCAAAAAAGATAAGTTCTTAAAATCACCTAAATTCAGGTATAGGCCAATGCCAATCGACCCAGAGTTGGTCAAGAGGCATTTATATGACCTGAGAATAGAAGATATCGACGATCCGACCATAGCCTATCTTTTTAGGGACAAGCGTAAAGAATTAGATGCCATGATGACCATGTTGATCGACCGTGGAAATGAGGGCTTTTTACATGGCAGCCTACAAGTTTTTGGTAATGTGAGTGATAATTTACTCGAGACTGCAAAAGCGATATTATTGGTATATGAGCGTAATGGGAAGAAAAAAGCGCCACCAAAAAAAATGATCAATGCTACAGCATTTGCAAAATTGGCAAAAGAAGAGCTCGCATACCTCCGGCAACAACTGCCCACGCTGGAGACCGGAGTCCGAATTCGAGAAGACATCACGGGCATTATGGTCAATCGCGGTGTCCTTAACATCAGTAAATATTACGAAGTCGAAGAATCTAGAGCTAGAGCACTGATCCAACATGAAGTCGGTACGCATATCGTCACCTATTTCAATGGTAAGTCACAACCCTTTAAATTGTTCAGCTTGGGAGTACCAGGATACGAGCAATTGCAAGAAGGGTTAGCTGTGTTTTCGGAATATATGGTCAATGAACTGAGCGGCGATCGATTACGCATCATTGCAGCCCGAGTAGTCGCCGTACATCATCTATTGGCTGGTCATAATTTTAGTGATACTTTCTTTTTATTGGTAGACCATTACCACTTCACGGAGGAGACAGCCTTTTCGATCTGTACTCGTGTTTATCGTGGTGGCGGATTGACCAAAGACGCGCTTTACCTCAAGGGTCTTATGAGCATTATTACCTACATCCGAGAAGGAAGAAGTTTATCTCCACTTCTTATTGGCAAAATTAGAGAGGACTACATTCCGATTGTAGAAGAATTGACACAAAGAGGTCTTTTAAGTAATCCAATCTTAAAACCGCGTTACTTATCAGAACCATATTTACAGAATATAGATAAAATCAAAGCAGGAGACAATATTTTCAACCTTTCAAATTTTTAA